One Sagittula stellata E-37 genomic window carries:
- the uvrA gene encoding excinuclease ABC subunit UvrA gives MPELKQIEVRGAREHNLKSIDVDIPRDQLVVITGLSGSGKSSLAFDTIYAEGQRRYVESLSAYARQFLDMMEKPDVDHISGLSPAISIEQKTTSKNPRSTVGTVTEIYDYLRLLFARVGTPYSPATGLPIEAQQVQDMVDRVMGMEEGTRAYLLAPIVRDRKGEYRKEFLELRKQGFQRVKVDGTFYELDEPPTLDKKFRHDIDVVVDRVVVRDGMQTRLADSFRTALDLADGIAILETAPKEGDSERITFSENFACPVSGFTIPEIEPRLFSFNAPFGACPECDGLGVELFFDERLVVPDQTLKIKDGALAPWRKGKSPYFLQTIDAIAKHYEFDKNARWKDLPAHVQQVFLHGSGDEEIAFRYDEGGRIYNVTRTFEGVIPNMERRYRETDSSWVREEFERYQNNRPCGACGGYRLREEALAVKIGPSDDKAHLLHVGQVVQMSIRQAFDWCGTVPENLTQQKNEIAGAILKEICERLGFLNNVGLEYLTLSRNAGTLSGGESQRIRLASQIGSGLTGVLYVLDEPSIGLHQRDNSRLLDTLKNLRDQGNTVIVVEHDEEAIREADYVFDIGPGAGVHGGQVVAKGTPEEVQNDPASLTGQYLSGAREIAVPTERRKGNKKKLKVVKATGNNLKDVTAEFPLGKFVCVTGVSGGGKSTLTIETLFKSASMALNGARQTPAPCETIKGLEHLDKVIDIDQRPIGRTPRSNPATYTGAFTPIRDWFAGLPEAKARGYKPGRFSFNVKGGRCEACQGDGVIKIEMHFLPDVYVTCETCKGKRYNRETLEILFKGKSIADVLDMTVEDAQVFFKAVPSIRDKMDALMRVGLGYIKVGQQATTLSGGEAQRVKLSKELAKRSTGRTLYILDEPTTGLHFEDVRKLLEVLHELVDQGNSVVVIEHNLDVIKTADWLIDIGPEGGDGGGEIVAVGTPETVAEVERSHTGRYLKPMLEARKVAAE, from the coding sequence ATGCCTGAGCTGAAGCAGATCGAGGTGCGTGGCGCGCGCGAGCACAACCTCAAATCGATCGACGTGGATATTCCGCGGGATCAGCTGGTTGTCATCACCGGCCTGAGTGGATCGGGCAAGTCATCGCTCGCCTTCGACACCATCTATGCCGAAGGTCAGAGGCGCTATGTCGAGTCGCTCTCGGCCTATGCGCGGCAGTTCCTCGACATGATGGAAAAGCCCGACGTCGACCACATCAGCGGTTTATCGCCGGCCATTTCCATCGAGCAGAAGACCACGTCGAAAAACCCGCGCTCCACCGTCGGTACGGTGACCGAGATCTACGACTACCTCCGTCTGCTGTTTGCGCGCGTTGGCACACCCTATTCGCCCGCCACCGGACTGCCCATCGAGGCGCAGCAGGTGCAGGACATGGTCGACCGCGTCATGGGCATGGAAGAGGGAACGCGCGCCTATCTTCTGGCGCCCATCGTGCGCGACAGGAAGGGGGAATACCGCAAGGAGTTCCTCGAACTGCGCAAGCAGGGTTTCCAGCGTGTAAAGGTGGACGGCACCTTCTATGAGCTGGACGAACCGCCGACGCTCGACAAGAAGTTCCGTCACGACATCGACGTGGTGGTGGACCGCGTGGTGGTCCGCGACGGGATGCAGACCCGGCTTGCCGACAGCTTCCGCACGGCGCTGGACCTCGCCGACGGCATCGCGATCCTTGAGACCGCGCCGAAGGAAGGGGACTCGGAGCGCATCACGTTCAGCGAGAACTTCGCCTGCCCGGTCAGCGGTTTCACCATCCCCGAGATCGAGCCGCGCCTGTTCTCGTTCAACGCCCCTTTCGGCGCTTGTCCGGAGTGCGACGGTCTTGGCGTGGAGCTTTTCTTCGATGAACGGCTGGTGGTCCCGGACCAGACGCTGAAGATCAAGGACGGGGCGCTGGCCCCCTGGCGCAAGGGCAAGTCGCCGTACTTCCTGCAGACCATCGACGCCATCGCCAAGCACTACGAGTTCGACAAGAACGCCCGCTGGAAGGACCTTCCGGCGCATGTGCAGCAGGTATTCCTCCACGGTTCGGGCGACGAGGAGATCGCGTTCCGGTACGACGAAGGCGGTCGGATCTACAACGTCACCCGCACCTTCGAAGGCGTCATTCCCAACATGGAACGACGCTACCGCGAGACCGATTCAAGCTGGGTCCGCGAAGAGTTCGAACGGTATCAGAACAACCGTCCGTGCGGCGCCTGCGGCGGCTACCGTCTGCGGGAAGAGGCGCTGGCCGTGAAGATCGGGCCGTCGGACGACAAGGCGCACCTGCTGCACGTCGGTCAGGTGGTGCAGATGTCAATCCGTCAGGCCTTTGACTGGTGCGGGACGGTGCCGGAGAACCTGACGCAGCAGAAGAACGAAATCGCCGGCGCCATCCTGAAGGAGATTTGCGAGCGTCTTGGTTTCCTGAACAATGTGGGCCTCGAATACCTCACGCTCAGCCGCAATGCCGGGACCCTGTCGGGCGGCGAAAGCCAGCGGATCCGTCTGGCCAGCCAGATCGGCAGCGGTCTGACGGGCGTGCTCTACGTCCTCGACGAGCCGTCCATCGGCTTGCACCAGCGCGACAACTCCCGCCTGCTCGACACGCTCAAGAACCTGCGGGACCAGGGCAACACTGTGATCGTGGTGGAGCACGACGAAGAGGCGATCCGAGAGGCGGACTACGTTTTCGACATCGGCCCCGGTGCCGGCGTGCACGGCGGGCAGGTGGTGGCCAAGGGCACGCCCGAAGAAGTGCAGAACGACCCCGCCAGTCTGACGGGCCAGTACCTGTCCGGCGCGCGCGAGATTGCCGTCCCGACTGAACGCCGGAAAGGCAACAAGAAGAAGCTGAAGGTCGTGAAGGCAACGGGCAACAACCTCAAGGACGTCACTGCCGAGTTTCCGCTCGGCAAGTTCGTGTGCGTCACCGGTGTCTCTGGCGGCGGCAAGTCGACACTGACCATCGAAACGCTGTTCAAGTCTGCCTCCATGGCGCTGAACGGCGCGCGCCAGACGCCCGCGCCCTGCGAGACAATCAAGGGGCTGGAACACCTCGACAAGGTTATCGACATCGACCAGCGGCCCATCGGACGCACGCCGCGTTCGAACCCCGCGACTTATACCGGGGCTTTCACGCCGATCCGCGACTGGTTTGCCGGGCTGCCGGAGGCCAAGGCACGTGGTTACAAACCCGGGCGGTTTTCGTTCAACGTGAAGGGCGGGCGGTGCGAGGCATGTCAGGGCGACGGTGTGATCAAGATCGAGATGCACTTCCTGCCCGACGTCTACGTCACCTGCGAGACCTGCAAGGGCAAGCGCTACAACCGCGAAACACTGGAAATCCTGTTCAAGGGCAAGAGCATAGCCGACGTTCTTGATATGACGGTCGAAGACGCGCAGGTGTTCTTCAAGGCCGTGCCGTCGATCCGCGACAAGATGGATGCGTTGATGCGCGTGGGCCTCGGCTATATCAAGGTTGGGCAGCAGGCGACGACTCTTTCGGGCGGCGAAGCACAGCGTGTGAAGCTGTCCAAGGAACTGGCCAAACGGTCCACGGGCCGCACGCTTTATATCCTCGACGAACCTACGACCGGCCTGCATTTCGAAGACGTGCGCAAGCTCCTGGAGGTGCTGCACGAACTGGTGGATCAGGGGAACTCGGTCGTGGTGATCGAGCACAACCTCGACGTCATCAAGACAGCCGACTGGCTGATCGACATCGGCCCGGAAGGCGGTGACGGCGGTGGGGAGATCGTGGCCGTGGGCACACCCGAAACGGTCGCCGAGGTGGAGCGCAGCCATACAGGGCGTTACCTGAAACCGATGCTGGAAGCCCGGAAAGTCGCCGCCGAATAG
- a CDS encoding ABC transporter ATP-binding protein: MAGLKLRDVEKTYGGTVNVLNDINLDIEAGELIVFVGPSGCGKSTLLRMIAGLEKITGGTLEIDGQVVNDVPPAQRGIAMVFQSYALYPHMTVRDNMAFALKLAKKTPAEIDEAVNRAAKMLQLEPYLDRLPKALSGGQRQRVAIGRSIVRDPKVFLFDEPLSNLDAALRVATRIEIAQLKESMPDRTMIYVTHDQVEAMTLASRIVVLANKGIAQVGTPLELYERPNGEFVAQFIGSPSMNLLPGEVIATGAQTTVRLAGGGTAVSNVPTKDADMGLKVKVGIRPEDFTQTTGEAVFSGEVAITEALGEVTLLYFVAEKGEDPVIAKLPGIHTGMRGQTVPLTAVPEKVHLFADGVSLLYR; the protein is encoded by the coding sequence ATGGCCGGACTGAAACTCAGGGACGTCGAAAAGACGTATGGCGGCACGGTCAACGTGCTGAACGATATCAATCTCGATATCGAGGCCGGCGAGCTGATCGTGTTCGTCGGGCCTTCGGGCTGCGGGAAGTCGACGCTGCTCAGAATGATCGCGGGGCTGGAGAAGATCACCGGCGGAACGCTGGAAATCGACGGGCAGGTGGTCAACGACGTTCCGCCCGCGCAGCGTGGTATCGCCATGGTGTTCCAGTCCTACGCGCTTTATCCGCACATGACGGTGCGCGACAACATGGCCTTCGCGCTGAAGCTGGCGAAGAAGACCCCGGCCGAGATCGACGAGGCTGTGAACCGCGCCGCGAAGATGTTGCAGCTGGAGCCCTATCTCGACCGCCTGCCCAAGGCGCTGTCGGGCGGGCAGCGACAGCGGGTGGCCATCGGGCGCTCCATCGTGCGCGATCCCAAGGTCTTCCTGTTTGACGAACCCCTGTCGAACCTCGATGCCGCGCTGCGGGTCGCCACCCGGATCGAGATCGCCCAGCTCAAGGAATCGATGCCTGACCGCACGATGATCTACGTGACCCACGACCAGGTGGAGGCGATGACACTCGCCTCGCGCATCGTTGTGTTGGCCAACAAGGGCATCGCGCAGGTCGGCACGCCGCTTGAGCTTTACGAACGGCCCAACGGCGAGTTCGTGGCGCAGTTCATCGGCTCCCCTTCGATGAACCTGTTGCCGGGCGAAGTGATCGCCACAGGCGCGCAAACCACCGTGCGCCTTGCAGGCGGCGGAACCGCTGTGTCGAACGTGCCGACGAAGGACGCCGACATGGGGTTGAAGGTCAAGGTCGGTATCCGGCCGGAGGACTTCACCCAGACCACGGGAGAGGCCGTCTTTTCGGGCGAGGTGGCGATCACCGAAGCCCTCGGCGAGGTCACTCTGCTGTACTTCGTGGCGGAGAAGGGCGAGGATCCGGTCATCGCGAAGTTGCCGGGTATTCACACCGGTATGCGGGGCCAGACCGTGCCGCTGACGGCGGTGCCGGAAAAGGTCCACCTTTTCGCGGACGGCGTGTCGCTGTTGTATCGCTAA
- a CDS encoding alpha-amylase family glycosyl hydrolase, with product MTDSSIDKDWWRGGVIYQIYPRSYQDSNGDGIGDLNGITARLWHVASLGVDAIWISPFFTSPMKDFGYDVSDYCDVDPMFGSLSDFDTMVETAHLHGIKVMIDLVLSHTSDLHPWFVESRSSRTNAKSDWYVWSDPQPDGTPPNNWLSIFGGSAWQWDTTREQYYLHNFLTSQPDLNFHCPEVQDALLEVVRFWLDRGVDGFRLDTINFYVHDQELRSNPPLPPERRDDSIAPKVNPYNHQEHIYSKNRPENIAFLERFRALLDEYEGKTAVGEVGDAQRGLEIMGEYTRGTKRVHMCYSFEFLSNTYPSAERVVQVMNDVDERANGGWPCWAYSNHDVVRHASRWNLPPAALRALTTLQMCLRGSVCIYQGEELGLHEADVAYEDLQDPYGIAMWPEFKGRDGCRTPMVWDAQAVNGGFSDSHPWLPVSFEHIRAAVSAQEDDPGALLHHYRRAIAFRHSHVALKKGEHYGMDHTGTVVHFFRKSDDEEIFVAINLSGEPANIDMPEGTWFQIGQELGSAAPGPDGKLHLGPWQPALALRNTH from the coding sequence ATGACAGACTCGAGCATCGACAAGGACTGGTGGCGCGGCGGAGTGATCTATCAGATCTATCCGCGCAGCTACCAGGATTCCAACGGCGACGGGATCGGCGACCTCAACGGCATCACGGCGCGCCTCTGGCACGTCGCGAGCCTTGGCGTGGACGCGATCTGGATCTCGCCGTTCTTCACCTCTCCGATGAAGGACTTCGGCTACGACGTCAGCGATTACTGCGACGTCGATCCGATGTTCGGCTCGCTCTCGGATTTCGACACGATGGTCGAGACGGCACATCTGCACGGCATCAAGGTGATGATCGATCTGGTGCTTTCGCACACCTCGGACCTGCACCCGTGGTTCGTCGAAAGCCGGTCGTCGCGCACCAATGCGAAATCCGACTGGTACGTTTGGTCCGATCCGCAACCCGATGGCACACCGCCGAACAACTGGCTGTCGATTTTCGGCGGCTCGGCCTGGCAGTGGGACACCACACGAGAACAGTACTACCTGCACAACTTCCTGACCTCGCAGCCGGACCTCAACTTCCACTGCCCCGAAGTGCAGGACGCCTTGCTGGAGGTTGTGCGGTTCTGGCTCGACCGGGGGGTGGACGGGTTCCGCCTCGATACGATCAACTTCTACGTCCACGATCAGGAGCTGCGCTCCAACCCGCCCCTGCCGCCGGAACGCCGCGACGATTCCATCGCGCCGAAGGTGAACCCCTACAATCACCAGGAGCATATCTATTCGAAAAACCGTCCCGAGAACATCGCCTTCCTCGAACGGTTCCGCGCCCTGCTGGACGAATACGAAGGCAAGACCGCCGTGGGTGAGGTCGGCGACGCGCAGCGCGGGCTGGAGATCATGGGCGAATACACGCGCGGCACCAAGCGCGTGCACATGTGCTATTCCTTCGAATTCCTGTCGAACACCTACCCCTCGGCCGAGCGTGTCGTGCAGGTGATGAACGACGTGGACGAGCGCGCGAATGGCGGCTGGCCCTGCTGGGCCTATTCCAACCACGACGTGGTGCGCCATGCCTCGCGCTGGAATCTGCCGCCGGCGGCCTTGCGTGCGCTGACGACCTTGCAGATGTGCCTGCGGGGGTCGGTCTGCATCTACCAGGGCGAAGAATTGGGCCTGCACGAAGCAGACGTGGCCTACGAAGACTTGCAGGACCCCTACGGCATCGCGATGTGGCCAGAGTTCAAGGGCCGCGATGGGTGCCGCACGCCGATGGTCTGGGACGCGCAGGCGGTGAACGGCGGGTTCTCCGACTCGCATCCGTGGTTGCCGGTCAGCTTCGAACACATCCGTGCCGCCGTGTCCGCGCAGGAGGACGATCCGGGCGCGCTTCTGCACCACTATCGCAGGGCCATCGCCTTCCGTCACAGCCACGTGGCGCTGAAGAAGGGCGAACACTACGGCATGGATCACACCGGGACGGTCGTGCACTTCTTCCGCAAGAGCGACGACGAAGAGATTTTCGTGGCGATCAACCTGTCGGGCGAACCGGCGAACATCGACATGCCGGAAGGCACCTGGTTCCAGATCGGGCAGGAACTGGGCAGCGCCGCACCGGGACCGGACGGCAAACTGCATCTTGGTCCGTGGCAACCTGCGCTTGCACTGCGCAATACGCACTGA
- a CDS encoding carbohydrate ABC transporter permease, with amino-acid sequence MDNIAGHKSSLTWAVNISVVVIVALWLFPTVGLFVSSFRTADQIATTGWWKAPFAAEQNLVLRTKAPEDQVQEGDLYVISGNLFDEEGRDRLGISAWGTSSRDVAAYEPGDTVEDDEMRITLAKNGDYRVESGVAMEGRRGERLFVTALVPPEFTLDNYRQVLTSGNATDSMAKAFFNTLTVTIPATIIPIVVAAFAAYALAWMDFPGRALLIAFVVGLLVVPLQLALIPLLKLHLQIGIGKGYLGTWLAHTAFGLPLAIYLLRNYMAGLPRDIIENARVDGATDFQIFTKIILPLSYPALASFAIFQFLWTWNDLLVAKVFLIDATGQTTVMTNQIVELLGTRGGNWEILATAAFVSIAVPLVVFFAMQRYLVRGLLAGSVK; translated from the coding sequence ATGGACAATATCGCAGGACACAAGTCGTCGCTGACATGGGCGGTGAACATCTCGGTCGTGGTGATCGTGGCGCTCTGGCTCTTTCCGACGGTGGGGCTGTTCGTCTCGTCCTTCCGGACGGCGGACCAGATCGCGACCACCGGCTGGTGGAAGGCGCCCTTCGCCGCGGAGCAGAACCTCGTGCTTCGCACCAAGGCGCCTGAAGACCAGGTGCAGGAGGGCGACCTCTACGTCATTTCGGGCAATCTCTTCGATGAAGAGGGGCGTGACCGGCTGGGCATTTCGGCCTGGGGTACGTCCTCGCGCGATGTGGCCGCCTATGAGCCGGGGGACACGGTTGAGGATGACGAGATGCGCATCACGCTGGCGAAGAACGGCGACTACCGCGTCGAAAGCGGGGTTGCGATGGAAGGCCGCCGGGGCGAGCGACTGTTCGTCACCGCGCTCGTTCCGCCGGAATTCACACTCGACAATTACCGCCAGGTGCTGACCTCCGGCAACGCGACCGACAGCATGGCCAAAGCCTTCTTCAACACGCTGACGGTCACGATCCCGGCGACGATCATCCCGATCGTGGTGGCGGCCTTTGCGGCCTACGCGCTGGCATGGATGGATTTCCCGGGCCGCGCGCTGCTGATCGCCTTCGTGGTGGGGCTGCTGGTCGTGCCGCTGCAACTGGCGCTGATCCCGCTGTTGAAGCTGCACCTGCAAATCGGGATCGGGAAGGGCTACCTGGGCACATGGCTGGCGCACACGGCCTTCGGCCTGCCACTCGCCATCTACCTGCTCAGAAACTACATGGCTGGGCTGCCGCGCGACATCATCGAGAATGCGCGCGTCGACGGGGCGACGGATTTCCAGATCTTCACCAAGATCATCCTGCCGCTGAGCTACCCGGCACTGGCAAGCTTTGCGATCTTCCAGTTCCTCTGGACATGGAACGACCTGCTGGTGGCAAAGGTCTTCCTGATCGACGCCACGGGCCAGACCACTGTGATGACCAACCAGATCGTCGAGCTGCTGGGAACCCGTGGCGGCAACTGGGAAATCCTCGCCACCGCGGCCTTCGTCAGCATCGCCGTACCGCTGGTCGTGTTCTTCGCCATGCAGCGATACCTGGTGCGCGGCCTTCTGGCGGGCTCCGTGAAGTGA
- a CDS encoding carbohydrate ABC transporter permease has product MHPALQGLLTIVIGVGACLAYFWASNQILDKVLFPAKGPNAGRNINRASMIRPWLFLFPALFALTLYLAYPVLETLRLSLTDRRMGGAWAGFDNYSQMFSEAKFWEAMRNNMLWLVVVPALSTAFGLIVAQLTDRLRWGNVAKSLIFMPMAISFVGASVIWKLVYDARPPGTEQIGVLNAIYVFFTGGEPQQWLTIPLWNNFFLMVVLIWIQTGFAMVILSAALRGIPEETVEAAIVDGAGPFQIFFKIKVPQIYPTIMVVWTTITLVVLKIFDIVFAMTNGQWGTQVLANYMFDKLFRANDWGVGSASAIIIMVLVTPILVWNVVQARREMR; this is encoded by the coding sequence ATGCATCCGGCGCTACAGGGTCTCTTGACGATCGTGATCGGGGTGGGTGCCTGCCTCGCCTATTTCTGGGCCTCGAACCAGATCCTGGACAAGGTTCTGTTTCCGGCGAAAGGCCCCAACGCGGGGCGCAACATCAACCGCGCCAGCATGATACGGCCGTGGCTTTTCCTGTTCCCGGCGCTCTTCGCGCTGACGCTCTACTTGGCCTATCCGGTTCTGGAGACGCTGCGCCTTTCGCTGACCGACCGGCGCATGGGGGGCGCATGGGCGGGTTTCGACAACTACTCTCAGATGTTCTCCGAGGCGAAGTTCTGGGAGGCGATGCGCAACAATATGCTCTGGCTGGTCGTGGTGCCCGCCTTGTCGACCGCTTTCGGGCTGATCGTGGCGCAACTGACCGACCGGCTGCGCTGGGGCAACGTTGCGAAGTCGCTGATCTTCATGCCCATGGCGATCTCCTTTGTCGGCGCGTCGGTTATCTGGAAACTGGTCTACGACGCCCGCCCGCCGGGCACCGAGCAGATCGGCGTGCTGAACGCCATTTACGTGTTCTTCACCGGCGGAGAGCCGCAGCAGTGGCTGACGATCCCGCTGTGGAACAACTTCTTCCTGATGGTGGTGCTGATCTGGATCCAGACCGGCTTTGCCATGGTGATCCTGTCGGCCGCCCTGCGTGGCATCCCAGAAGAGACCGTCGAAGCCGCCATCGTCGACGGCGCCGGTCCCTTCCAGATCTTCTTCAAGATCAAGGTGCCGCAGATCTATCCGACGATCATGGTCGTCTGGACGACGATCACCCTGGTGGTGCTCAAGATCTTTGACATCGTCTTTGCCATGACCAACGGCCAGTGGGGTACACAGGTCCTGGCCAACTACATGTTCGACAAGCTGTTCAGGGCCAACGACTGGGGCGTCGGCTCCGCATCGGCCATCATCATCATGGTCCTCGTGACGCCGATCCTCGTGTGGAACGTGGTGCAGGCGCGTCGGGAAATGCGATGA
- a CDS encoding ABC transporter substrate-binding protein: MKTSLYAGVALCTLGAGAAHAEDLTVFGPWLGPDQEMVETVLDAFAEQSGHNVSYVGSDSFEQQILVDAEAGSAPNVSVFPQPGLAADMASRGFLTPLGQDVADWVAENYAAGQSWVDLGTYAGPDGEDHLYGFFYKVDVKSLVWYVPENFEDAGYEVPETLEELKALTDQMVEDGETPWCIGLGSGGATGWPATDWVEDMMLRTQSPEDYDAWVSNDLKFNDPKVVGAIEEFGWFIEDDRVAGGRGAVASTDFRDSPKGLFASPPQCYLHHQASFIPAFFPEGTEVGLDADFFYFPAYAEKDLGTPVLGAGTLWAITNENQAAHDLIAWLETPEAHEIWMGLKGFLTPHKGVDPEAFSDPTLRKMNEILLGATTFRFDGSDLMPGGVGAGSFWTGMVDYAGGESAEAVATEIQESWDALK, encoded by the coding sequence ATGAAAACTTCGCTTTATGCCGGTGTTGCCCTGTGCACGCTGGGTGCCGGGGCGGCGCATGCAGAGGATCTGACGGTCTTCGGTCCGTGGCTGGGTCCGGACCAGGAAATGGTCGAGACCGTGCTGGATGCCTTCGCCGAACAGTCGGGCCATAACGTGTCCTACGTCGGCTCCGACAGCTTCGAGCAGCAGATCCTCGTCGACGCCGAAGCGGGCTCCGCGCCGAACGTATCGGTGTTCCCGCAGCCGGGCCTTGCCGCCGACATGGCGTCGCGGGGGTTCCTCACGCCGCTGGGTCAGGACGTCGCCGACTGGGTGGCAGAGAACTACGCGGCGGGGCAGTCCTGGGTCGATCTCGGGACCTATGCGGGACCTGACGGCGAGGATCACCTCTACGGTTTCTTCTACAAGGTCGATGTGAAGTCGCTGGTCTGGTATGTGCCGGAGAACTTCGAGGACGCGGGCTACGAGGTTCCCGAGACGCTCGAAGAGCTGAAGGCCCTGACCGATCAGATGGTCGAGGACGGCGAGACGCCGTGGTGCATCGGACTGGGATCCGGCGGCGCAACCGGCTGGCCGGCGACCGACTGGGTCGAGGACATGATGCTGCGCACGCAGTCCCCCGAGGACTACGACGCATGGGTCAGCAACGACCTGAAGTTCAACGACCCGAAGGTGGTCGGCGCTATCGAGGAATTCGGTTGGTTCATCGAGGATGATCGCGTGGCCGGGGGCAGGGGCGCGGTGGCGTCCACCGACTTCCGCGACAGTCCCAAGGGCCTGTTTGCCTCGCCGCCGCAGTGCTACTTGCACCATCAGGCATCCTTCATCCCGGCCTTCTTCCCGGAAGGCACCGAGGTCGGCCTCGACGCAGACTTCTTCTACTTCCCGGCCTATGCTGAAAAGGACCTTGGCACGCCGGTTCTGGGGGCGGGCACACTCTGGGCCATCACCAACGAGAACCAGGCCGCACATGACCTGATCGCGTGGCTCGAAACGCCCGAGGCGCACGAGATCTGGATGGGCCTCAAGGGCTTCCTGACCCCGCACAAAGGTGTCGATCCCGAGGCGTTCTCCGATCCGACGCTGCGCAAGATGAACGAGATCCTGCTGGGGGCCACGACTTTCCGCTTCGACGGCTCCGACCTGATGCCGGGCGGAGTCGGCGCGGGTTCGTTCTGGACCGGCATGGTGGATTACGCGGGCGGCGAGTCCGCCGAAGCGGTCGCGACCGAGATCCAGGAAAGCTGGGACGCGCTGAAGTAA
- a CDS encoding substrate-binding domain-containing protein, with amino-acid sequence MNLKELAEHLHLSQTTVSRALNGYPEVSEKTRERVKQAARDMNYSPNTRAKGLATGRAHAIGHILPISASHEMVNPIFGDFIAGAGNAYSRAGYEIVISLVSDLEEEKAYRSIDARGIVDGIIVHGPKMSDPRIALLSELGMPFLVHGRASEVTEPYSWLDINNAGAFQRATEFLLDLGHQRIALINGLEFMDFAYRRRIGYETALTDRGMAPDPTLMRAEEMTEVYGFRTAAEMLADARPPTAFIVSSMITAIGVRRAIHEAGLEMGRDISVITHDDDLGYLKNGHSVPIFTATRSSVREAGERAAEMLLDQIRNPGGQPLTHLMEAELIIGTSTGPARKVPQPT; translated from the coding sequence ATGAATCTAAAAGAACTCGCGGAACATCTCCACCTTTCCCAGACGACCGTCAGCCGTGCGCTGAACGGCTATCCGGAGGTGAGCGAGAAGACGAGAGAGCGGGTCAAGCAGGCCGCGCGCGACATGAATTACAGCCCGAACACGCGGGCCAAGGGGCTGGCCACGGGGCGCGCACACGCCATCGGGCACATCCTTCCGATCTCGGCCAGCCACGAGATGGTGAACCCCATTTTCGGCGATTTCATCGCAGGCGCCGGCAACGCCTATTCCCGCGCCGGCTACGAGATCGTCATCTCGCTCGTCTCCGACCTGGAGGAGGAAAAGGCCTATCGGTCCATCGACGCGCGCGGGATCGTGGACGGCATCATCGTGCACGGCCCGAAGATGTCCGACCCGCGAATCGCCCTCCTTTCTGAACTGGGGATGCCGTTCCTCGTGCATGGACGCGCCTCAGAGGTGACAGAACCCTACTCGTGGCTCGACATCAACAACGCTGGCGCCTTTCAGCGCGCGACGGAATTTCTGCTGGATCTCGGGCACCAGCGGATCGCCCTCATCAACGGGCTGGAGTTCATGGATTTCGCCTATCGCCGCCGAATCGGGTACGAAACGGCCCTGACCGACCGCGGCATGGCACCCGACCCGACCCTCATGCGGGCCGAGGAGATGACCGAGGTCTACGGCTTCCGTACCGCCGCCGAGATGCTGGCCGACGCCCGTCCGCCGACCGCCTTTATCGTGTCGTCCATGATCACCGCCATCGGCGTCCGCCGCGCGATCCACGAGGCTGGGCTGGAGATGGGGCGCGACATCTCGGTCATCACGCACGACGACGACCTCGGATACCTGAAGAACGGGCATTCCGTCCCGATCTTTACGGCCACACGCTCCTCCGTCCGGGAGGCCGGCGAACGTGCCGCAGAGATGCTGCTAGATCAAATCCGCAATCCCGGCGGCCAACCCCTGACACACCTCATGGAGGCGGAGCTGATCATCGGCACCTCCACCGGCCCGGCCCGCAAGGTCCCCCAACCGACATAA